CTGCGATAATGTGCACCTAGACCTTCCCTCCCACCGCCACCCAACACCTTTCGGTCCTTAATTCTCTTTGTTCAGCGTCTTCAGAGTTGTATGTTCATCACATTTGTGATCGAATAGCATCACGTGACGCGTGATAccttaaatgtttattgctgACGAAACATAATCTTTATGCCACACACTGAATaagatttctctctctctctcacacacacaggtcctGGTATGACAAAAGTCTCCACCCTTTTCACAACATCTTGGGTTCATGGAAATCTGGAGTTGGAGTCCGTTGCGTGTGTAGAGAACAGTCACGCAATCCTTGGTTTCAGAGAagtatttgagaaaaaaaaaaagacaagatcAGCTCTTTGTACGGGAACAATGTCTAAAACAAGTTACTGTTCCAAGCAATGATCATAAAGTCAGTCACCTGATACTGTTTTCTTACCATCTCTTTTCTCCTCTTCATTTCAGAGAtgaaaagtaaagataaaaatgttattggacgttgttgttcactgtgtctagtCACGGCATGCAGAACGTGTAGCCTAAGTCATTAACTCTTTCTACCTGCTGACTACCTTGATACATCACATACTCATGTCTATTGGATAGCTGACAACCCAAGCATAACCTCCAACCGACCACCTTCTGAAACTTGCTTCACAGTCACGTGCACTAAACACGAGTCTACATACTCATCGAAGACACcagatacaaataaaataccAGCAACTGTGCAATTGTCAACCGTTAAAATCATTTAAGCTTCACTTTTCCacaaactgaaactgaaaacaaacgATATTTGAAACTATTCATAGCAAAAACTGATTCTCGACTGTTTCACGCCAAATGAATCGAAGATCTTTGATGTCTATCTTCCGCAACACTCTCAATCCCTTTCTTTACAGACCATCATGAGAAACTCCAGACATGAGGCTACTGTAGTACTTTGGCAGTGTCTTACTTTATCAACCATCATTAATATGTTCATTTTGTGTAGTACTGAAGTAGCATCTCTCCGGTATGTCTGCTGATACCTATAATCTACCTTTGTTAGGGTTAGTCTGTTGTCGTGACAACACAGCCACTAACCTACACTCAAGCTATCATGCCGTGTGCGTGATTATTGAGCTCTgtaagtacaaaataatgcGGAAAATATCCTGGCAAAAAATGTAGCAACACTGTATTCAGTTCATGTCTGATAGAAAGTCAATGAAAAGAACGATGAATCACTGTAGTCATAAAGAATGTAGGACTGAAGCCGTTCACTGCACGTGAGCGAACACGTGCCTGTATTGTTGGTATGTGTGTTTTCGCCTGTGATCTTATTCATGCGCTTCTACACGTGttcatctgtatgtgtgtttggcaGCGTGTGTGTAGTGGAGATTGTCATGAGACTGAAGACCTGGACTGGAAGACAGGTCTGCTTCTGTAAAACATGGTCACAGTTCTATTCGCCTGAACACTTCTTTCACCGACAACGAGAATTTCTAGTTTTTACCTCCGGGGGACACGATACAAAACCCTTATTCATCTCTGTGTCATGCATGCAGACAGAGTGTCTACACGTAACTAATGCTTTTTGTTTCTGACAATCTTAATATGTACTCGCTCTACCTTCCAAACAATAGTCGGTCCTTTTTATCAACGTGTTGATGTCTGTATTACCTGTTCGTGCCTTATCGCCATCTCTActcatctgttgttgttttaattagAAAATGGAGGTGACCAGGACTGTCTATATCAATGTTGATTTAAAGTCGTAGTGACTGGATTAATGCTCAGGTAAGTTTTCATCGTCAACTATTCCTTCGCTGCTTGAGAACGGCAACATCGATTGATTATATTCGATATTTGTTATGTAAGGAGTGGAAGCCCAACAACAAAGTACTGGTTGTACGCTTCAAAGAATTCAAGAATATACGGTTAATACAGAATACGAAATACCGctcagacaggaagacagacagaaagaaagacagattaacttctcactcactctcagtCTAGCATCTGACTCGCCGGGTTCAACTCTCATCTCCACACCTTCGACACTTACCTGACGCGGAAGGTAAGACAGTCAGCAGGTAATCCAGAGGTGTCCAGGGTGTCGGAGGCACCGGCATACAGAAGTTCGTACCGTCCTCTGTGAGGACACCATGGTGTGGTGAGAGTCCAGGTTGCCTTAGTGCGTCGACGCAGACATggcgtgggtgggtgggtgtgagtggTGAGGTGGGAAAGAGTCTTGCACAGCAGGCGGTTGTGAAGTGCGATGTTCAATACTGCACGAAACCTGTCTGACGGGGTTATTTCGGGTAGGACCAGGAGTTCGCAAGGCCGATGATAGTGCTTTGTGGGGATATGTCTGAGGTCTGAGGTGACTTGATACTCTCTGACAACCTCCTCCCTTCTGTGGTCTCCGCTGCGAGGGGTACATTGGGATAGCTCTCTCTGCGTGTgccttttttaaagaaagaagaatggagaaagagaggaaatgtCAGTGAAGAGGAAGGGTAGAGTGTTCATGTTCATGAAGAGGGAGAGTAGCTTGGAGCTGTGGTTTGCACCGcgtttaaattattaattaatgcAAATACCttcaaattttattatattctaCTGAAATATTAACGCTTGGCTTTAACTGGATAAACGTTATTTAACTGGTTGGAAAAATCTATCTGTAGATGTATAGATATAATGTTTTATAGAATATCAAACTGTTCTCAAAAATGTATGCAAATGAGTGTCCCAAGCAAGCAGAAAACATGTTGCAAGTCTAATGCCCAGTCATGCGGAAGacgagcttttaaaaaaaaagaagtcttgGGCTGAATTAAGCTTTGTCGAGGGTGGGACCGCAGAGTGAGGGAATTAAGACTGCAGACGACGTGTCGGGGAGAAAACGCAGTCAAGCGAGCAGGGTGTGTCAGGACTGCGGGGTGTAACGTCACACATGACTGTTACCATCAGCCACCCCTTTCTCCCGGCGCCGCGATAACAGTTTCACTGAAGTTTGTTTTGTCATTGGTAGTGGAGTCATTCATAGTGTTTGCAAGTACGAATTCTTTACTTGAATTGGAAAGATCTTTCTTGAAAATGGCGTGTACtgttcttactttaaaaaaaagtttttgaaggATTATGTCAGTTGGGGAGGATCTAAGGTAAACGACAGCAGAGGGGTGAGGGCGGGTACATGCACTACGTTAGACACGGTGGACCACTTAAATTCACTTCCCCTATGGCTACTAGTCTACGTCTTTGACTTAAGAATTTCTATGGTCGTATCAAGTTTTAAAAGTCAGTCAGGCGATCAGGGTCTGAAACTAGTTTCTAGAAATTGAAACCGTTCTCAATAAGCACATCTAGAAACGTTTTTCGAAAATCGTTTCTTTGTCATTTAGATTGGTTGCACAAACGCCTACGAATAATTGTGTTGAATGGAACGAAAGCCAGCCTTCAGCAGTTGTTATCTTACTTAAAACATACTAAAATTGTGTTCTGCACCATGCTGATTATATAAATAAGTTTAAGGccttaaaatgtttaacattATAAATGTGTTGTGCATCTGAGCCCTGGTCTGTCGGCTGACCACAGACGTCAATGGGATTAGAAGCTGGTAAACTAAGATTAAACTCAAGCAGATGCACACAATAACTGTAGAGTCTGGTTACACTCTTGCTTTACTTCAACAACAATACACACTGGTGAGAGCTTTTGAACTTTGACCGCTGTCTGTTCTACAAACCCAGCGAAGCTTGCGAGAGAGCAGTGTGTATAAACAAAGAGAATGCCACCCGAGCATTTGAACTCATTAATTCTGCCATGTAGGTCTTATTACTACATATCGTTGAAAAGTTTCGTAATACATGCCATTTAAAATATGTCTATTGCTCTTAAATTTCAGGGTCCACCCAAGTCCCTAAAAGACATgttcacttgtttttctttttaatcatctGGAAAGTCACcagatatttgaatatttttcagtCGTATGTATTATGCTTgtcttcaaaatatttaactgtgACATGGTTCTTTTCTAATTATAAATATCTCTCTTatagtttaaagaaaattttcaacCAAATCCTCGAAATCGAGAAAGGAATCAGTTGTAGAATGCCATCTTTCTTTGGCTTTATCAGAGATAAGTGTGGTATTTGTTGTGGACGAGATTTTCAGGACACTCACCCTAGCGACGGGCACTCCTAAACTGAACAGTTTAAAGAGTTTAAAAAGCATTGAGGACCACACTGAAGTGGACAAAGATGTCGTATAGATACAGATTCCTGAAGTTCTGTTCTCAACGGACTAGTGGTGACGTGACGCAACTGAAGTATTTCTCCCTCGCCGCTCCTTCTCTCCATTCACACCcgcccacgcacgcacacataaaccCACCCACACCCATGCGCGTACACAGTCATTCACACAGACTGACGCATGCATAATTATACACCACTCTCACACAAACCCCATAAAGTGCCATTCCTTCTACAATGTTTTATTGACACTGTCTTTCACCTTCTTATGAAGCTCGACTGTTCACCTGACAGTCTGTTTAACGAGAAGGTGTACAGAGATATACAGTGTTGTCACAGCAAACCCGTTACTTTTTATTTCGATATATATCTCACCGCGGTTCTCTTGAAGCACACGACTGTCAAGTACTTTATGGAGACTTGCAGTCTAGCAACCAAGCGAAGGTAACACCTTTCATGTTATACCTTCTTCGTTACTTTAGCTACTTagtgactgaaagaaaaaatattttagttaggTACTATCAActtaatgaagaaagaaagataccTTACTTAGTTATATAGTCactaaaaagactttaattacTTTAGTTTTTTAGTCATTTGTCactcaaattatttaaaagcgtgtcacgtggtgtgttgTCTTCCAATCGCattgtaatttaaatatttccatATTCCATACTTCTACATTTTTATAGCCCGTGATAACTAATAGATTAAATGCTTGGCGGAGTGTAtagttaataaatatgtttgagGAAGTCTCATTGTTATATTAAAGTTTTAGGCACTGAAACAGAATGTTCATGAGaatgtgtgagtgcgtgcgtgcttatgtttgtgtgtgtgtgtaggagagagagagagagagagagagagagagagagagagagagagagagagagagagagagagagagaaataaacagaagaagaaaaagaaaaaaaaaggagagaatgtTTCTTCTAATTAACTGCTTTGCTTAACAAGACACATACTTCAAGCATATACAATTTAAAGTACTGATTGCTTCTTTTAGTCTTTACTAAATGTCATAATTATTAaccatttttgtaatttaaaatatatttgaaaattgaTCAGtgattcttttaaaacaacacttatctcaaattaatttcaaattcaaaataataCCATACttgcataataaaataatacttgcACACTAGCCCAAACTGCAATTCCCAGATTCTGTCAGGACCTTCAACTAAGTGAAAGGATTATTTTGATCGGATGTTTGGCTTTAAAGAGGTCTTCCATGATAGATAATACACACAAGGGAGGACCTGTAAGTTAGCCAAGCTTACTATGGAGAAGGTGAGCACGTATTTCACACTGAGCAAACAGTCCCCCCCACGGTCAGAACAGGGGATTGAATGTGTCGTGATATCCTCAGGGATCGTTTCAGTCTGTACGTGGTCTTGATAAACAGGTTTGGAGTACAGGCGGACGCCCACACATTTCTGCCTTCAAAGAAGAAGTGTTTGATCTCAATCTCTTTGTTAGAAATAGTTTGCTTTGTGGAGAAAGAACACGATAAAATGAAGTGGATGTGCtcacaaatgtgtttaaagtgGATGTACTCACAAACGTGTTTATTTACAAACGCAAACACGCAtgcccatgcacacacacacacgcacagagtaggacagacacacacacacaaatacacaagcttaattacacacatacatggagACAGGCAGATACTCTTACACAGATAGATACATACAAAtacggacacacaaacacatacaaatacattgAGACAGAGCGACAAACATATAGGGACATGCGgagtagacacacacacacacacacacacacacccgtgcACGCAGATATTCAgatagacaaacacaaacacgtgcacaGGTATGGAGGCATACAGAGAAACTGTCAAACCttgaaacacatacacaagcaaacGCAGACCGATAGACAggtaaacacacaaatacacacatcatGACACACAAACGGATAAGCACAGAGAGACGGACTCACTTATACAAAGAGAATAAGAGAGAAAAGGTGAGGGACAGagcaggggagagaaaaaagttggctaataaaatactttttattttgactaTGTCAGAAGGACAGGTGTATGTAGATCTTTGTAGTTTACACAATTTAACGGTTTTCAGCTGTGCAGAAGGTATTCACAGCAGAAACACCAGGTCAGCGGCCACTGAACCAACCTCACAAAACATATTTGCCGTTATGTTCATAACGTGAAAGACGACAACACTGACGAGAGACAACAAATGGTTTGCGATGAAAGTATTTCAAGACTAATTTGTTTTGTCTCTGAGACATTAGACTACTTTACCTGCctcatgtgtgtgagtgtttaaACAATTGGCCCTGGTTTGTTAAAAgaactcattttaaaaatctgagaCAGATTCGTTCCACAATAATCAAAGTTCCATGGTAGACGACAAATCCGATTCACGTGCAAGGGAAATAATCTAGTCTAGGTCAGCAGCAGACATACAGTTACCTCCcgctctcttctctctttctcgctctttttcttgttaataaCATAACCCTGTCGAATTTGCTTTATCAATTTTTACTGAAAGAAAACGGAATGTACAGAGAGTAAAAGAGACATGAGGTCTTTGACAGAGAGCAACTAAACATGTACAATAATCAGTAAGAAAGATCAATGTCGACAATACAAGCATGTAATAATATCTTTATTATTCCAGTACAATATACTAAGCATTTGCAATGTGATACAACATCACTGCATAAAATGTAACATTCATAATTTTAACACAGAAACGCTGTCAAAAAATTAGCTGGGAAGGTAATTTTGACAATGCAATTTACATAGAGACACCAataaccacatttttttttaaagatttgtatttattttgattaatcGACAGTTAAGTCGTAGATTAAATTTTAAGGCATTGGTGTGTGTACAAAATAATCTGTAATCAAAGCTTCTTGTTTAGAAATTAACACTGGATGAGAACATCAAAGCAAATGAACACATTTACCGATAGAGTGTAGTTAGTACAATGAGCACTGAGCACCAGTTTAATTACATACACAGGGAGAGTGCTGATACAATAGTAAGGCAAAGTCAAAAATGctttaataaaatgttgaatCGTGCGCAATCAAAAGAAACTTTTCGAAAAAAAAGCTTGTGGCTTCCTAAAATGTGACCAAAGAGGCAAGTGTgacaacaaatgtaaatataGTGACAGATAGATGTGTAATAAGCAAAATGTTACTTGATATCGATACAATAACGATTTATCGGCCCGTCTTTGATATCAGACGAGAAATAAGCTTTAATGTCCAACAGAGACCGCCTGTAGCGGTAGTGAACAAGGACCGCAGCTTCTTTTGTCATCTCACTTTAACAAAAAgaggttttaaaaaacaaaaacaaaagcactgTCATTGTCAAGCTGACGAAATGGCAAGCCTcgtatttcttttcaaataagcATACAACTTTTatgttacaataaataatgttaattaaattaattaacaatgtcagacaaatgaaagtaaataaaacatcaacaatgcCTTTTGGAGCACAAATCATACAATTTTGGTAATCTAatgacagatttaaaaaaacgaaCGGAACGAGTCATTGCTAttgttaaaaaagatttttcagattaaaaatattcttttattattagtttatgaaacgagagagaaaaagatggtatgcttaaatgttttacatacTACAAATATTGTCTATGTGTTTGATTGTTCTAGACACGAATTATGTGGATACTGCTTTGCTCCATGCGGTTTACACTTTGTTGCGCTTGCCCTGGGTACCCATAATTATCATTAGTGTAGGCAACAAACCAGCGCATGTTTCTATAAGGCGAACTCTGTTTAATGTTTAGTATCCTTTCTGTGCATCGTGTACACGGCACATAGTAGGAGTAGAGCAAAATAAACTGTGGTGCATGCCCATGCCTATCCCTGTATGCATTGTAGAGACGAGGAGCGAACTCGTCAAGAAGAATATCCTCCGAGTGTGTTTGTGGATTAAGAGGCAAAGCTGCTAGAAAATTGTCGTACTGATTGCGCATGTCATATATCCTTCTATATATCTTTCTGGAAATCACAAGATTTGTGTTGACATGAGGGCGTTGAAAATATTTCGTATCCGCATCACCAAGCAAGACGAATCCAGATTGTCTGTCAGGAGAAATCAGGCCTTGGTCTATTAGAGTATTTCTGATGGAACTGATTTCTATCCTTAATTTTCTTGTCAGCTTTCTATTATTTAACGGCACAGTTATGCTGTAATGCAGAAGAACAGCAAAAAGCACTGCTATTACCACACACTTCATTTTGGTTGCGTCCAGGTTTAAATGTGGATTTCGGC
This is a stretch of genomic DNA from Pomacea canaliculata isolate SZHN2017 linkage group LG3, ASM307304v1, whole genome shotgun sequence. It encodes these proteins:
- the LOC112560755 gene encoding uncharacterized protein LOC112560755; amino-acid sequence: MTASRKPINFEKLHKQRESVLAKQLSSFLQKDALVSLHISLRLSRNPHLNLDATKMKCVVIAVLFAVLLHYSITVPLNNRKLTRKLRIEISSIRNTLIDQGLISPDRQSGFVLLGDADTKYFQRPHVNTNLVISRKIYRRIYDMRNQYDNFLAALPLNPQTHSEDILLDEFAPRLYNAYRDRHGHAPQFILLYSYYVPCTRCTERILNIKQSSPYRNMRWFVAYTNDNYGYPGQAQQSVNRMEQSSIHIIRV